The Glycine max cultivar Williams 82 chromosome 12, Glycine_max_v4.0, whole genome shotgun sequence genome window below encodes:
- the LOC100527058 gene encoding superoxide dismutase [Cu-Zn], chloroplastic-like isoform X1, producing MQAAIAAMAAHTILFSSFPAPQSIALPATTKKAVAILKGNSSVHGLVTLTQQQDNAVFAGPTTVTVRVSGLTPGPHGFHLHEFGDITNGCISTGPHFNPNKLKHGAPEDKIRHAGDLGNIVANADGVAEATTVDNQIPLIGPNSVVGRALVVHELEDDLGKGGQELSLSTGNAGGRLACGVVGLSPV from the exons ATGCAAGCAGCAATTGCAGCCATGGCCGCCCACACtattctcttttcttccttcccAGCTCCTCAATCCATTGCCCTTCCCGCCACTACCAAGAAAGCCGTTGCAATCCTCAAGGGCAATTCCTCCGTCCATGGCCTTGTCACTCTAACCCAACAACAAGACAACG CTGTGTTTGCAGGCCCAACAACTGTTACTGTTCGTGTTTCTGGTCTTACTCCTGGGCCTCATGGTTTTCATCTC CatgagtttggtgatataacaaATGGGTGCATATCAACTG GGCCACATTTCAATCCTAATAAACTCAAACATGGTGCTCCGGAGGATAAAATTCGCCATGCGGGTGACCTGGGAAACATAGTTGCTAATGCCGATG GAGTTGCAGAAGCAACAACTGTGGACAATCAG ATACCACTCATTGGACCCAATTCAGTAGTTGGAAGAGCCTTAGTAGTTCATGAGCTTGAGGATGACCTTGGAAAGG GTGGGCAAGAACTTAGTTTGAGCACTGGAAATGCTGGGGGAAGATTGGCATGTg GTGTGGTTGGTTTGAGTCCAGTGTAA
- the LOC100527058 gene encoding Superoxide dismutase [Cu-Zn], chloroplastic-like (The RefSeq protein has 2 substitutions compared to this genomic sequence) — MQAASAAMAAHTILFSSFPAPQSIALPATTKKAVAILKGNSSVHGLVTLTQQQDNGPTTVTVRGSGLTPGPHGFHLHEFGDITNGCISTGPHFNPNKLKHGAPEDKIRHAGDLGNIVANADGVAEATTVDNQIPLIGPNSVVGRALVVHELEDDLGKGGQELSLSTGNAGGRLACGVVGLSPV, encoded by the exons ATGCAAGCAGCAATTGCAGCCATGGCCGCCCACACtattctcttttcttccttcccAGCTCCTCAATCCATTGCCCTTCCCGCCACTACCAAGAAAGCCGTTGCAATCCTCAAGGGCAATTCCTCCGTCCATGGCCTTGTCACTCTAACCCAACAACAAGACAACG GCCCAACAACTGTTACTGTTCGTGTTTCTGGTCTTACTCCTGGGCCTCATGGTTTTCATCTC CatgagtttggtgatataacaaATGGGTGCATATCAACTG GGCCACATTTCAATCCTAATAAACTCAAACATGGTGCTCCGGAGGATAAAATTCGCCATGCGGGTGACCTGGGAAACATAGTTGCTAATGCCGATG GAGTTGCAGAAGCAACAACTGTGGACAATCAG ATACCACTCATTGGACCCAATTCAGTAGTTGGAAGAGCCTTAGTAGTTCATGAGCTTGAGGATGACCTTGGAAAGG GTGGGCAAGAACTTAGTTTGAGCACTGGAAATGCTGGGGGAAGATTGGCATGTg GTGTGGTTGGTTTGAGTCCAGTGTAA